The following proteins come from a genomic window of Phycisphaerae bacterium:
- the amrB gene encoding AmmeMemoRadiSam system protein B: MKASCLLQGGMFIMAILTSAHGQSAPGGGFDPRPARFSGSWYPGDSAELAALIDQLLERAPVARLAGKPRAVIAPHAGYRFSAPVAAAGYRCLRGQSYRRVIALAFSHRYAHSYRGIDVPDKWTAYRTPLGDVPIDTEAVKRLKGKSLFASHPGVDADEHSLELQVPFLQRTLKDFKLVPLLVGKMSVGEHAAAAAAILPLLDSDTLLVVSSDCTHFGPNYGYEPFRTDIPAKLKELADKASTAIERCDFDGFTKHLVDTEDTICGREPILLLMRVLSMQGGALGIRTAFDTSGRMTNDYENSVTYQSFVFTARPGTLPADARAAALKLARATLAAVLNKQDPPRPDLATLPPALREQGACFVTLQNRGQLRGCIGNMEARGPLVESVIHNAISAATEDYRFADNPVTIKELGDLHIEISYLTPMKLVGKVEEIIVGRHGVLIDSGSRRAVFLPQVAYERGWTRDEFLTQLCVNKAGLPADAWRRPEAKLYSFEAEVFGEPEPTTRPADSRD; the protein is encoded by the coding sequence ATGAAGGCCTCCTGTCTCCTACAAGGGGGTATGTTCATCATGGCCATTCTGACAAGTGCGCACGGACAGTCCGCCCCTGGCGGCGGCTTCGACCCCCGACCGGCTCGGTTCTCCGGCTCGTGGTATCCTGGGGACTCCGCTGAACTAGCCGCCCTGATCGACCAGCTGCTGGAGCGGGCACCGGTTGCGAGGCTGGCGGGCAAGCCCCGGGCGGTCATTGCCCCGCACGCCGGATACCGGTTCAGTGCCCCGGTGGCGGCCGCCGGATACCGCTGTCTTCGCGGGCAGAGTTACAGACGGGTCATTGCTCTGGCGTTCAGCCACCGGTATGCGCACAGCTATCGGGGGATCGACGTACCCGACAAGTGGACCGCGTACCGTACGCCGTTGGGCGATGTGCCGATTGACACTGAAGCGGTCAAGAGGCTGAAGGGAAAGTCGCTGTTCGCCTCGCACCCGGGTGTCGACGCCGACGAGCATTCCCTGGAGCTGCAGGTGCCATTTCTGCAGCGGACGCTGAAGGACTTCAAGCTCGTGCCGCTTTTGGTTGGCAAGATGTCGGTCGGCGAGCACGCGGCGGCCGCGGCGGCGATTCTCCCGCTGCTGGACAGCGACACGCTGCTCGTGGTCAGCAGCGACTGTACGCACTTCGGGCCGAACTACGGCTACGAGCCGTTCCGCACGGACATTCCCGCCAAGTTGAAGGAGCTGGCCGACAAGGCTTCTACGGCGATCGAGCGCTGCGATTTTGACGGGTTCACGAAGCACCTGGTCGACACCGAGGATACGATTTGCGGGCGGGAGCCGATCCTGCTGTTGATGCGTGTGCTGTCCATGCAGGGAGGGGCCCTGGGCATTCGCACGGCGTTTGACACCTCGGGCCGCATGACCAACGATTACGAGAACAGCGTGACCTACCAGTCGTTCGTATTCACTGCCCGGCCAGGGACGCTGCCGGCCGATGCGCGGGCCGCGGCCCTGAAGCTGGCCCGCGCGACCTTAGCGGCCGTGCTCAACAAGCAGGATCCACCGCGTCCCGACCTAGCGACGCTGCCGCCGGCGCTTCGTGAGCAAGGGGCCTGCTTTGTCACGCTCCAGAACCGCGGCCAGCTCCGGGGCTGTATTGGGAACATGGAAGCTCGCGGGCCGTTGGTCGAATCCGTGATCCACAACGCGATCTCCGCCGCGACGGAGGACTATCGCTTCGCCGACAATCCGGTGACCATCAAGGAACTGGGCGACCTGCACATCGAGATCAGTTACCTGACGCCGATGAAGCTGGTGGGGAAAGTCGAGGAGATCATTGTTGGGCGGCACGGGGTATTGATTGACTCGGGTTCGCGGCGGGCGGTGTTTCTGCCCCAGGTGGCCTACGAGCGCGGCTGGACGCGCGATGAGTTTCTGACCCAGCTGTGCGTCAACAAGGCAGGTCTGCCGGCCGACGCCTGGAGGCGGCCGGAGGCCAAGCTCTACTCCTTTGAAGCGGAGGTGTTCGGCGAGCCCGAGCCGACGACGAGACCGGCCGACTCAAGAGACTGA
- a CDS encoding DUF1080 domain-containing protein codes for MRKPSAWTVVGVLVLLAGGTARAEVKILTDRNQDNATGQFKFSGVPAPSRTDAGTAGQFKVLLGQRDPNGGDVDKLNDGVVPGEADQPDENFFFDAGTEGGWLLADLGSVIEVKQVNSYSWHPGPRGPQVYKLYAADGKADRFKADLGVGDKPEALGWKLIANVDTRPADGEAGGQYGVSISESTGPLGKYRYLLFDISRTEADDTFGNTFFSEIDVVGTSDKIPAPSPRGGYEIVIDASETPDLKEWIDTKLKPTLDAWYPKIVEMLPSEGFVAPKRIDIAFRKDMRGVAGTAGTHISCAERWFKDNLDGEAAGAVVHELVHVAQQYRSRRNPGWLVEGVADYIRWFKYEPVSKRPRPNPDRAKYTDSYRTTGAFLEYVAACHDHEFVVKINAAMREGRYSSGLWQKYTGKTVDELWALYVATLKEGKPKPAAARSGPNTLTAEEEKAGWRLLFDGESLSGWHNFKREGVRPGWQVQDGTLACVDPRNAGDIVTTDKFAWFELTLEYNISKGGNSGIIYHVTDEEDAAWATGPEIQLQDNANAHDPQLCGWLYALYQPPDDPKTGKPIDATKPFGQWNQVRILISPTKCEHYVNGVKYVEYVLGSEDFNSRVAKSKFGGMKRFAKAGSGYIGLQGDHGSVSFRNMKIRPIEAAR; via the coding sequence ATGCGTAAGCCAAGTGCGTGGACAGTGGTGGGTGTGCTGGTCCTGCTCGCGGGAGGGACTGCCCGAGCCGAGGTCAAGATCCTGACAGATCGCAACCAGGACAACGCAACCGGCCAGTTCAAGTTCTCCGGCGTGCCGGCTCCATCCAGGACGGATGCCGGGACTGCCGGTCAATTCAAGGTCCTGCTTGGCCAGCGCGATCCCAACGGCGGCGACGTCGACAAGCTGAACGACGGGGTAGTGCCCGGCGAAGCCGACCAGCCGGACGAGAACTTCTTCTTCGACGCCGGTACCGAGGGCGGGTGGCTGCTCGCCGATCTGGGCAGCGTCATCGAGGTCAAGCAGGTCAACAGCTACTCATGGCATCCCGGCCCCCGCGGCCCGCAGGTCTACAAGCTCTACGCCGCCGACGGCAAAGCCGACCGCTTTAAGGCCGATCTCGGGGTCGGCGACAAGCCGGAAGCACTTGGCTGGAAGTTGATCGCAAACGTGGATACCCGCCCAGCCGACGGAGAAGCCGGCGGCCAGTACGGCGTGAGCATCTCCGAGTCCACAGGCCCGCTCGGCAAATACCGCTATCTGCTGTTCGACATCTCGCGCACCGAGGCCGACGACACTTTCGGCAATACCTTCTTCAGCGAAATCGATGTCGTCGGCACCTCCGACAAGATCCCGGCACCATCCCCGCGGGGTGGGTACGAGATCGTCATCGACGCCTCCGAGACCCCCGACCTGAAAGAATGGATCGACACCAAGCTCAAGCCTACGCTCGATGCCTGGTACCCCAAGATCGTTGAGATGCTGCCCAGCGAAGGATTCGTCGCTCCAAAACGTATCGACATCGCCTTCCGCAAGGACATGCGCGGCGTCGCCGGTACGGCCGGAACGCACATCTCCTGCGCCGAACGGTGGTTCAAGGATAATCTCGACGGCGAGGCGGCGGGAGCGGTCGTGCACGAACTGGTCCATGTCGCCCAGCAATACCGCAGCCGGCGCAACCCGGGCTGGCTCGTGGAGGGCGTCGCGGACTACATCCGCTGGTTCAAGTACGAGCCGGTCTCCAAGCGGCCTCGGCCCAATCCCGACCGGGCCAAGTACACCGACAGCTACCGCACCACCGGGGCTTTCCTCGAGTACGTGGCGGCCTGTCATGACCACGAATTCGTGGTCAAGATCAACGCGGCCATGCGCGAGGGCCGCTACTCCAGCGGTCTCTGGCAGAAATACACCGGCAAAACGGTGGACGAACTGTGGGCCCTGTATGTGGCCACACTGAAAGAAGGCAAGCCTAAACCCGCCGCGGCAAGGTCTGGCCCCAATACCCTCACCGCCGAGGAGGAAAAGGCCGGCTGGCGACTCCTTTTCGACGGCGAGAGCCTCAGCGGCTGGCACAACTTCAAGCGCGAAGGCGTCCGGCCCGGCTGGCAGGTGCAGGACGGTACGCTGGCCTGCGTCGATCCCAGAAACGCCGGCGACATCGTCACCACCGACAAGTTCGCCTGGTTCGAGCTCACCCTCGAGTACAACATCTCCAAGGGCGGCAACAGCGGTATCATCTACCACGTGACCGACGAGGAGGACGCCGCCTGGGCGACCGGACCGGAGATCCAGCTCCAGGACAACGCCAACGCCCACGACCCGCAACTGTGCGGCTGGCTCTATGCACTCTATCAGCCACCCGACGACCCCAAGACCGGTAAGCCCATCGACGCCACCAAGCCCTTTGGCCAGTGGAACCAGGTCCGCATCCTCATCAGCCCGACAAAATGCGAGCACTACGTCAACGGCGTCAAGTACGTCGAGTACGTGCTGGGCAGCGAAGACTTCAACTCCCGCGTGGCCAAGAGCAAGTTCGGCGGAATGAAACGCTTCGCCAAGGCCGGCAGCGGCTACATCGGCCTCCAGGGCGACCACGGGAGCGTGTCGTTCCGAAACATGAAGATCCGACCGATCGAGGCCGCCAGGTAA
- the rnhA gene encoding ribonuclease HI, giving the protein MKKVTIYTDGACQGNPGPGGWGVVLSYGRARRELAGACPATTNNQMELTAAIEGLRALKEACEVDLYTDSKYVQLGMREWLPGWKAKGWRRGRKPVKNLDLWQTLDAEASRHNVRWHWVKGHAANPGNERCDQLATEAIEKMRVDLGEDALRRALGEFMNRDDEERSLSSH; this is encoded by the coding sequence ATGAAAAAGGTGACCATTTACACCGATGGCGCCTGCCAGGGCAACCCCGGTCCAGGTGGCTGGGGCGTCGTCCTGAGCTACGGCCGAGCCCGCCGCGAGCTCGCCGGTGCCTGCCCAGCCACAACGAACAACCAGATGGAACTGACCGCGGCCATCGAGGGGCTCCGGGCTCTCAAGGAGGCCTGCGAGGTCGACCTGTACACCGACTCCAAGTACGTCCAGCTCGGCATGCGCGAGTGGCTGCCCGGCTGGAAGGCCAAAGGCTGGCGCCGAGGCAGGAAGCCGGTCAAGAACCTCGATCTCTGGCAAACCCTGGACGCCGAGGCTTCCCGCCACAACGTCCGTTGGCACTGGGTCAAGGGCCACGCCGCCAACCCGGGCAACGAACGCTGCGACCAACTGGCCACCGAGGCGATCGAGAAGATGCGGGTTGACCTGGGCGAGGACGCCCTCCGCAGGGCCCTCGGCGAGTTCATGAATCGTGACGACGAGGAGCGGAGCCTCTCGAGCCATTGA
- a CDS encoding sigma-70 family RNA polymerase sigma factor, whose product MSLMMSDDGSDLTAALAGDREAFARLYDRHAAVVLSLCRRGCSQAEAEDACQETFLRAYRRLSQVRDPAGLRPWLYAIARRVCSDRRRSAERRGRHEEQVGMNLLASPPETPSPPQAAEQAEQLDRLTAALDRLPDEERLAIHLFYLEPDPPMAASAVLHLSRSGFYKLLTRARERLARLMREVQPV is encoded by the coding sequence ATGAGTCTCATGATGAGTGACGACGGCAGTGACCTGACCGCCGCGCTGGCGGGTGACCGGGAGGCGTTCGCGCGATTGTACGACCGCCATGCCGCCGTCGTCCTCTCACTGTGCCGGCGAGGCTGTTCGCAGGCCGAGGCCGAGGACGCATGCCAGGAAACCTTCCTGCGGGCGTACCGCCGACTCAGCCAGGTGCGCGACCCCGCCGGGTTGCGGCCCTGGCTCTACGCCATCGCCCGCCGGGTCTGCTCGGATCGGCGGCGATCGGCCGAACGCCGCGGCCGGCACGAGGAGCAAGTCGGTATGAACCTGCTGGCTTCACCCCCGGAAACGCCAAGCCCGCCCCAGGCGGCCGAACAGGCCGAACAACTCGATCGGCTGACCGCCGCCCTCGACCGGCTCCCGGATGAAGAACGCTTGGCCATCCACCTGTTCTACCTGGAACCCGATCCGCCAATGGCAGCCTCGGCGGTACTCCACCTCTCACGGAGCGGGTTCTACAAGCTGTTGACCAGGGCCCGCGAACGGCTGGCCCGTCTGATGCGGGAGGTGCAACCCGTATGA
- a CDS encoding VWA domain-containing protein → MTTSHDPSPQPDDPRNAGPPPADELDRLLRAWHEQNTQRAHDLRDRLMIAIAKQDQTNPTPSSLDDHEPQVAPASRRATAPTPSPLYLVRRFLLNRYSPIAATLILAAVLVPLLMPPGTSPTYARNVILAPEGGRLDALDRDGQVMGPCPLRHTDVDVSISAFFSRVRVTQRFQNTYADKVEAVYTFPLSHRAAVDRMTMTVGDRVIVGEVHERQRARRMYEAAREQGYVASLLEQERPNIFTQSVANIEPGAEVTIDISYVEMLESKDGLYSFNFPMVVGPRYVPGTPTGDLGAAELPPGLKRRGGITLMAPATLTIGDAGDTSRLGTLQSGRLDTLLQNAVPISVPDATWWARLGQGGTGVSPVSSGGEPALWYRFEASYPNGAKERGTLHTDGTGQINGRWFYVNTQTSAEPGTGFSPNTNRVPDAAKITPMPVKPDKRAGHDVSLRVTIDTGGPGILSAKSELHEVVRTETVKRDDGNPRKLSLELMKADEIPNRDFILNWHQTADTIQEATFTHTDKNGKFFTLIVQPPDRVTHEQAVPRELIFVLDSSGSMSGFPIEKAKEVMSKAIDTLRPRDTFNLITFSGDTRILWDKPRPFNQANRDEAQAFLAARQGSGGTEMMKAINAALIQTASSAAEAITLEQLADLPADGRTVSVRLDWSKHPGAMLSLPYKIEGDRSPLSFALKNGAAIETHIPVSGLQKGDDRNLKVSVLTGKWQTRHGHAMLIVDQVDWIRPPTEGPVRICCFMTDGYVGNDMQIIDAIRRNAHTTRVFSFGIGNSVNRYLLDNMAKAGRGEVEYVQVRPGSEAANQPGGQNDAVEQAVARFSKRIQTPVLMDVSLAFSENLDVTDLVPTQVPDLYDVKPLVLHGRYTRPGQGTLTIRGRSGSGPYQRILPLDLPDSQPEHDTIATLWARARVESIMNQDLAAMQRGAFPEPLKSEIVDLGERFGMMTPFTSFVAVEKARITIGGQPRLVAVPIEMPQGVSYEGIFGPCVQGTASADTLSKDCLREIRFAAKVTAMQAGQAAGRQSDKPAFTPFSASGDLERQEQVSTLNTLAKKPEGTVRGIEQETLGNDFTWGLRSEHLSQESLYGQNTEWADASAFPGLLLDGRPDVGARGYFSYYPSNHAWDRYDVDGDGASVSYGFQARYGNTSVYDFYGLVPGQLTNEQTVGLQFQPSTPLTPFSTRHDLNVKSATAQRGQVNEALIEAGSRLGSTATAGEAARQIEIVQLRKGKASEVASMIREVLSSGKHFVRGAPDSLKVTADDQTDMLVLNGTDKERDLAKRMLATLDVKAPAASQPGTQPAQAAISAPARPPTTQPAEPAETTEMVALLDTLGTDQGRAWATQTLLRERLALLVAALVKERRIDQAQKLANALATLAPDFPPAVQMAKVLASPSLAPAERDRQIAALANEALKPIEAAVRRAKIIRRLHPELQKIVKTPETKPADTRISDANADLIVTVLATDTQPNTLAALKQAGFRVEAVAERAKLAVGRIAPDKLENVASLDVVRKIDPDKR, encoded by the coding sequence ATGACCACGTCACACGATCCGTCACCGCAACCGGACGACCCGCGGAACGCCGGCCCACCTCCGGCCGACGAACTCGACCGGCTCCTCCGCGCCTGGCATGAACAGAACACCCAACGAGCCCACGACCTGCGCGACCGGCTCATGATCGCCATCGCGAAACAGGACCAGACCAACCCCACCCCATCCTCCCTCGACGACCATGAGCCTCAGGTTGCGCCCGCATCCCGCCGAGCCACCGCGCCCACTCCATCACCCCTCTACCTCGTCAGGAGATTCCTCTTGAACCGCTACTCGCCGATCGCCGCAACGTTGATCCTGGCCGCCGTGCTTGTTCCACTGCTCATGCCGCCAGGTACCTCACCAACCTATGCAAGAAACGTGATCCTCGCCCCCGAGGGCGGCCGACTCGATGCCTTGGACCGCGACGGCCAGGTCATGGGACCCTGCCCCCTCCGCCACACCGACGTCGATGTCTCTATCAGCGCTTTCTTCAGCCGCGTCCGCGTGACCCAGCGGTTCCAGAACACCTACGCCGATAAGGTCGAAGCAGTCTATACCTTCCCGCTCAGCCATCGCGCGGCCGTCGACCGCATGACCATGACCGTCGGCGATCGCGTCATCGTCGGCGAAGTCCACGAACGCCAGCGAGCCCGGCGAATGTACGAAGCCGCCCGCGAGCAGGGCTACGTCGCCAGCCTCCTTGAACAAGAACGCCCCAACATCTTCACCCAGTCGGTCGCCAATATCGAGCCCGGCGCCGAAGTCACCATCGATATCAGCTACGTCGAGATGCTCGAGAGCAAAGACGGCCTGTATTCATTCAATTTCCCGATGGTCGTCGGCCCACGGTACGTCCCCGGCACGCCGACCGGCGACCTCGGGGCAGCCGAACTCCCCCCCGGCCTGAAACGACGCGGCGGCATTACCCTCATGGCCCCGGCGACACTCACCATCGGCGACGCCGGTGATACCAGCCGCTTGGGTACCCTCCAGAGCGGCAGGCTCGACACCCTGCTCCAAAACGCCGTCCCCATCAGTGTTCCAGACGCCACCTGGTGGGCCAGGCTTGGCCAGGGTGGCACCGGCGTCTCGCCGGTGTCCTCGGGTGGTGAGCCAGCCCTCTGGTACCGCTTCGAAGCTTCATATCCCAACGGCGCCAAGGAACGCGGTACCCTCCATACCGACGGCACAGGCCAGATCAACGGCCGGTGGTTCTACGTGAACACCCAGACCAGCGCTGAACCGGGCACCGGCTTCTCGCCAAATACCAACCGTGTTCCCGATGCCGCGAAGATCACGCCCATGCCGGTCAAGCCGGACAAGCGCGCCGGACATGACGTCTCTCTCCGCGTCACGATCGACACCGGCGGACCAGGCATCCTCTCAGCCAAGTCCGAACTCCACGAGGTCGTCCGAACCGAAACCGTCAAACGCGACGACGGCAACCCCCGCAAGCTGAGCCTCGAACTGATGAAGGCCGACGAAATCCCCAACCGCGACTTCATCCTCAACTGGCACCAGACGGCCGACACCATCCAGGAGGCAACCTTCACCCATACCGACAAAAACGGCAAGTTCTTCACCCTCATCGTCCAGCCACCCGATCGGGTCACCCATGAACAGGCCGTACCCCGCGAACTCATCTTCGTGCTCGACTCCTCCGGCTCCATGAGCGGCTTCCCCATCGAGAAGGCCAAGGAGGTCATGAGTAAGGCCATCGATACCCTCCGCCCGCGGGATACCTTCAACCTGATCACCTTCTCCGGCGATACCCGCATCCTGTGGGATAAGCCCCGCCCATTCAATCAGGCCAACCGCGATGAGGCTCAGGCGTTCCTGGCCGCCAGGCAGGGCAGCGGCGGCACCGAGATGATGAAGGCGATCAACGCCGCCCTCATCCAGACGGCGAGCTCTGCGGCAGAGGCGATCACCCTTGAGCAACTCGCCGATCTGCCAGCCGACGGCCGCACGGTGAGCGTACGCCTCGACTGGAGCAAGCACCCCGGAGCGATGCTCAGCCTCCCCTACAAGATCGAAGGCGACCGCAGCCCCCTCTCCTTCGCCCTCAAGAACGGGGCCGCCATCGAGACCCACATTCCCGTGAGTGGCCTCCAAAAGGGCGATGACAGGAATCTCAAGGTTAGCGTGCTGACCGGCAAATGGCAGACCAGACACGGCCATGCCATGCTCATCGTCGATCAGGTGGACTGGATCCGGCCACCAACCGAAGGCCCGGTCCGCATCTGCTGCTTCATGACCGACGGCTACGTCGGCAACGACATGCAGATCATCGACGCGATTCGCCGCAACGCCCACACCACCCGTGTCTTCAGCTTCGGCATCGGCAACAGCGTCAACCGCTACCTGCTGGACAATATGGCCAAGGCCGGCCGGGGTGAGGTCGAGTACGTGCAGGTCAGGCCGGGTTCCGAGGCCGCAAACCAGCCGGGCGGCCAGAACGATGCCGTCGAGCAGGCCGTCGCCCGATTCTCAAAGCGGATCCAGACCCCGGTGTTGATGGACGTCTCGCTGGCGTTCAGCGAGAACCTCGACGTGACCGACCTCGTCCCCACCCAGGTGCCCGACCTCTACGACGTCAAACCACTGGTCCTGCACGGCCGGTACACCAGGCCCGGCCAGGGCACACTCACCATCCGCGGTCGCAGCGGCTCAGGACCGTATCAGCGAATCCTCCCACTCGACCTGCCCGATTCGCAGCCCGAACACGACACCATCGCAACACTCTGGGCCCGGGCCCGGGTCGAGTCGATCATGAACCAGGACCTGGCCGCCATGCAACGGGGAGCGTTCCCCGAGCCGCTCAAAAGCGAGATCGTCGATCTCGGCGAACGGTTCGGAATGATGACCCCGTTCACCAGCTTCGTGGCGGTCGAGAAGGCCCGGATTACCATCGGCGGCCAGCCGCGGCTCGTGGCCGTGCCCATCGAGATGCCCCAGGGCGTCAGCTACGAAGGCATCTTCGGCCCCTGCGTTCAAGGTACGGCCAGTGCGGATACGTTGTCCAAGGACTGCCTGCGCGAAATCCGCTTCGCCGCCAAGGTGACCGCAATGCAGGCCGGCCAGGCTGCGGGTAGACAGTCCGACAAACCGGCGTTCACGCCTTTCAGCGCATCGGGTGACCTTGAGCGGCAAGAGCAAGTCTCGACGCTGAACACACTTGCGAAGAAGCCAGAAGGCACGGTCAGGGGAATCGAGCAGGAAACGCTCGGCAATGACTTCACATGGGGATTGCGCTCGGAACACCTGTCTCAAGAGTCCTTGTACGGTCAGAACACGGAATGGGCGGATGCATCAGCCTTTCCCGGCCTTCTCCTAGATGGCCGGCCCGACGTTGGGGCCCGCGGGTACTTCTCCTACTATCCCTCGAACCACGCATGGGACCGCTACGACGTAGACGGTGATGGAGCCTCGGTCAGCTACGGCTTCCAGGCCCGGTACGGTAACACGAGTGTGTATGACTTCTACGGTCTAGTACCAGGGCAACTGACCAACGAGCAAACCGTCGGCCTCCAGTTTCAGCCGTCTACGCCCCTGACGCCGTTCTCTACCCGACATGATCTGAACGTCAAATCCGCAACCGCCCAGAGAGGACAAGTCAACGAAGCCCTCATCGAAGCAGGTTCGCGGCTGGGGTCAACGGCCACTGCTGGCGAGGCCGCCAGGCAGATCGAAATAGTCCAACTCCGAAAGGGCAAAGCCTCGGAGGTGGCATCTATGATCAGGGAGGTACTGAGCTCTGGAAAGCACTTCGTGAGAGGTGCACCTGATTCGCTGAAAGTGACGGCTGATGACCAGACTGACATGTTGGTGCTGAACGGTACCGACAAGGAGAGGGACCTGGCCAAGCGAATGCTCGCGACACTGGACGTCAAAGCCCCCGCGGCGAGTCAGCCGGGCACGCAACCCGCTCAAGCGGCCATTTCCGCCCCCGCCCGCCCGCCGACCACCCAACCGGCCGAACCAGCCGAGACGACTGAGATGGTCGCCCTTCTCGACACCCTGGGCACCGATCAGGGCCGAGCCTGGGCCACGCAGACCCTACTCCGCGAACGACTGGCCTTGCTGGTCGCCGCCCTGGTGAAAGAAAGGCGGATCGACCAGGCCCAGAAGCTGGCCAACGCCCTGGCCACCCTCGCCCCCGATTTCCCCCCCGCCGTCCAGATGGCCAAGGTCCTGGCCAGCCCCTCCTTGGCACCGGCCGAGCGAGACCGGCAGATCGCTGCCCTGGCCAATGAAGCCCTTAAGCCCATCGAGGCCGCCGTCCGCCGTGCAAAGATCATCCGACGACTGCACCCGGAGCTCCAAAAAATCGTCAAGACCCCGGAAACTAAACCAGCCGACACGCGTATATCTGATGCCAACGCGGACCTGATCGTCACCGTGCTGGCGACAGATACACAACCGAATACTCTGGCCGCCCTCAAGCAGGCCGGTTTCCGGGTCGAAGCGGTGGCCGAACGAGCCAAGCTGGCCGTCGGCCGCATCGCACCCGATAAGCTGGAGAACGTCGCATCCCTCGACGTCGTCCGCAAGATCGATCCGGACAAGCGGTAG